One window of the Podospora pseudocomata strain CBS 415.72m chromosome 7, whole genome shotgun sequence genome contains the following:
- a CDS encoding hypothetical protein (EggNog:ENOG503P5E4; COG:S): MPPPKSTQNEYLLPMKEAPAAKTMSSRLMTMKFMQRGAALAAAANNNSPTTPVSATTPTPATPQAAGNDNDNDNDITSSSKRRKFSHAPSSASTAAPQTLLYDQAAIQAAIEEEEKKRIAAVERRAAELGDSHWVLEGVNTGVKKGAKKPLNVVQVGFAQIDYGSSRTTYSGVEDDNPFEEGSAGAAPPLIRFNMKKAEAPKIKSDESSSSDNSDSDSGSVSDDSDSDSSSDERKTTKNRQQPRGRQQNTNDSASRKRGRSSTLSTKKAEEQKRAQELASQRRKKEVKLNRLSSISGAGGLSSISGGGGLSSPKTSMANMTCHGCGKLGHKNADCPNKRRR, encoded by the exons ATgccaccccccaaatccacccAAAATGaatacctcctccccatgaAAGAAgcccccgccgccaaaaCCATGTCCTCACGCCTCATGACCATGAAGTTCATGCAGCGCGGCgctgccctcgccgccgccgccaataACAACTCCCCAACCACTCCCGTTTCCGCAACCACACCGACCCCCGCAACCCCCCAAGCGGCcggcaacgacaacgacaacgacaacgacatcacctcctcctccaaacgCCGTAAATTCTCCCACGCCCCTTCCTCCGCCTCTACCGCGGCCCCTCAAACCCTCCTCTACGACCAAGCCGCCATCCAAGCCGCcatcgaagaagaagagaagaagcgAATCGCTGCCGTGGAGAGGAGAGCCGCAGAGTTGGGTGACAGCCACTGGGTCCTGGAGGGTGTGAACACAGGAgtgaaaaagggggcaaAGAAGCCGTTGAATGTTGTGCAAGTGGGCTTTGCGCAGATTGACTATGGCTCATCAAGGACAACTTACTCTGGTGTCGAGGACGACAACCCATTCGAGGAGGGAAGCGCGGGTGCTGCCCCACCGTTGATAAGATTCAAcatgaagaaggccgag GCCCCCAAGATCAAATCTGACGAGAGCTCCAGTTCCGACAACTCTGACTCCGACAGCGGCTCAGTCTCCGATGATTCCGACTCCGATTCCTCCTCAGACGAGAGAAAGACCACGAAGAACCGACAACAACCCCGTGGCAGGCAACAGAACACTAACGACTCCGCCTCCCGAAAACGCGGCCGATCATCTACCCTTTCGACCAAAAAAGCGGAAGAGCAAAAACGCGCCCAAGAACTCGCCAGccagagaaggaaaaaggaggTCAAGCTCAACAGGCTAAGCTCGATATCAGGCGCAGGGGGGTTAAGCTCAATatctggcggtggtgggctctCCTCCCCGAAAACGTCAATGGCAAACATGACTTGTCATGGGTGCGGTAAGCTGGGGCATAAGAATGCGGATTGCCCTAACAAGAGGAGACGCTAG
- a CDS encoding hypothetical protein (COG:C; EggNog:ENOG503P5RA) codes for MFALRMRAVAQGLPRQLSKRSFTATARQLESTTVPTKGDEKVPQVTGGPAPTTVQQAPNRTEVWSRTQRPRADAMTGPRFEQTDLENQPRPWAAIELIHKEPVRWTHDRVVACDGGGGPAGHPKVYINLDKAEITPCGYCGLPFANEHHRKHLESLPQTSYPLA; via the exons ATGTTCGCCTTACGGATGCGGGCGGTGGCCCAGGGCCTGCCTCGCCAACTTTCGAAGCGGTCGTTTACTGCTACTGCCCGGCAATTGGAATCCACCACGGTGCCCACCAAGGGCGACGAGAAAGTACCCCAGGTCACCGGTGGCCCTGCGCCCACTACTGTCCAGCAGGCGCCCAACCGCACCGAGGTTTGGTCGCGCACCCAGAGACCCCGTGCTGATGCCATGACTGGCCCTCGTTTCGAGCAGACGGATCTTGAGAACCAG cCCCGCCCCTGGGCTGCTATCGAGCTCATCCACAAGGAGCCCGTCAGATGGACGCACGACCGGGTCGTTGCCTGcgacggtggcggtggtccTGCTGGACACCCCAAGGTTTACATCAACTTGGACAAGGCTGAGATTACGCCTTGCGGTTATTGCGGCCTTCCTTTT GCCAACGAGCATCACAGAAAGCACCTTGAGTCTCTCCCACAGACATCTTATCCCCTGGCTTAA
- a CDS encoding hypothetical protein (EggNog:ENOG503PH4G), with protein MYFTNLLPLVALASAGPSSINYLHQLSAALVKPAKLVPTAQFNFAPYQVTNIALDCKRPNNKTNYSCELYFALHDPNSVRENNVTSCSCHHTWSWDGVNGSLSTTDWRTPVAGYQLCWRDDWTFFKSSVPSFEHPGNFSLEVAHTYHDDENFTVPWDYPTTIATGEVIIYEYYEGVKKHGDEICLREMGPVNATVVGILD; from the exons ATGTACTTCAccaaccttctccccctaGTGGCTCTGGCCTCAGCCGGCCCCTCATCCATCAACTacctccaccagctctccgccgccctcgTCAAACCAGCCAAACTCGTCCCCACAGCCCAGTTCAACTTTGCCCCGTATCAAGTCACCAACATCGCCCTCGACTGCAAGCgccccaacaacaagacgAACTACTCTTGTGAACTTTACT TCGCCCTCCACGACCCCAACTCGGTCCGCGAAAACAACGTCACCTCCTGCAGCTGCCACCACACCTGGTCCTGGGACGGGGTGAACGGGTCCCTCAGCACGACCGACTGGCGGACCCCGGTGGCAGGGTACCAGCTTTGCTGGCGCGACGACTGGACTTTCTTCAAGTCGTCGGTCCCGAGCTTTGAGCACCCCGGGAATTTCAGCTTGGAGGTTGCGCATACGtatcatgatgatga GAACTTTACCGTGCCTTGGGACTATCCGACTACGATTGcgacgggggaggtgattATATATGAGTATTatgagggggtgaagaagcaTGGGGATGAGATCTgcttgagggagatggggccGGTGAATGCGACTGTTGTGGGGATTTTGGACTAG
- a CDS encoding hypothetical protein (EggNog:ENOG503NXEN; COG:S), producing the protein MPSRSYPWSGKNNRSQHNLVGTTAAEDAGQSGQQPSVPGSAVTNPPSAGGSAAANPPSASPNPTFSSSESFQHDTSNNRSSHQQPPPPPPHLLQHSNSVSGAAFDSRPPREHDYADQVSRSQSQRYPQISPVTTQLHHHHPQQQQHQQQQQQQQQHQQQQQGQQQSQHSPRYSHPFGSGSAEDLSAAGGQSISSPITGPPQPLFSQQQQQPPPAPQKQKSSTRKLVKNIFSRDHAPQVPQNNYNNPPGVNRRNSKRVSLPPPAPPSLRTGLTQVSQVSLDQQQLDWQNQAPPSQPSPLQGVGDFRESYVIDGSDQELHLQNPHDIQQHPTIRPVPPSDSDNSPYSADESAYRQHQGHFQHNGHTPPEQQFGQAIFEPQPNQQLSPHSQQQQQHPHLQQQQQQQQQYHYSSPQQSQYQSGFSGHLANPQQQNPETISQLSHESPVTDSDQRSASNIQAQSSQTSSAVSYPHQAQDIPGRPNPQSAAQGQAPQQQPQSMAPPTGGQPPARRSQEADKGLRDPAQAPPGPPPSYRQSQQPNMNNPLPQPPNAPGANPAFRTSNVPDRQFDGPGDIAGRNSPQPPPSDRGEDPDKAFKDLLTKYKNVKRLYFDGKKEIEQLSGQVEQLQNAIANQRMSQSRTSLDDSEYSTRFNRLNGAINNLSFNIRKDWQSLPQWLVPYVSPEALKTGKHEMTAVGRAVITRWLVEEIFNRCFHPGLEPELSRQLKMIERNIRNFSYTLSSQEEYDALTSKVVSWRMATLEGLQDALRSGEAVNYKADFTRRATTDLTASLFHHLSNPPPPGVDGSASMIVELAVGIAANLPLESRDVAITYPLPESPIQPDIMEVVEKQGLPALEARPAEGDDEGAGDEKEGGGKDKDARRNDKSRAGMLSVLGGGGSTPGSRKGSVVDANQIAPPSKDGGKVRFAGFVAVEVRGRQVLIKAPVWTLA; encoded by the exons ATGCCGTCCAGGAGTTATCCATGGTCTGGCAAGAACAATCGCTCTCAGCATAACCTCGTCGGCACCACAGCCGCCGAGGACGCTGGACAATCAGGGCAGCAGCCATCAGTCCCCGGATCagctgtgacgaaccccCCGAGTGCGGGTGGGAGCGCTGCTGCAAACCCCCCCTCAGCCTCGCCCAACCCGACCTTCAGCTCTAGCGAATCCTTTCAGCAcgacaccagcaacaaccggtcaagccatcaacaacctccaccgcctcccccccatctG CTGCAGCACTCCAACAGTGTCTCGGGGGCAGCATTTGACTCGCGCCCGCCACGGGAGCACGATTACGCTGACCAGGTCTCGCGCTCCCAATCCCAACGCTATCCCCAGATCTCCCCCGTGACGACccaacttcaccatcaccacccccagcaacagcagcaccaacaacaacaacaacaacaacaacaacatcagcagcagcagcagggtcAGCAGCAATCCCAACACTCGCCGCGCTACTCGCACCCGTTCGGATCCGGGTCTGCTGAGGATCTCTCGGCCGCGGGCGGACAAAGCATCTCGTCCCCCATAACTGGACCCCCGCAACCCCTCTTTagccagcaacagcagcaacccccgccagcaccacaaaagcaaaagtcgTCCACTCGCaagctggtcaagaacaTCTTCAGTCGCGACCACGCACCCCAGGTTCCGCAAAACAATTACAACAATCCTCCCGGCGTTAACCGTAGAAATTCGAAGCGCGTGAGCCTTCccccgccagcaccaccaagccTCCGGACCGGTCTCACCCAGGTGTCCCAAGTCTCGCTCGACCAGCAACAGCTCGATTGGCAGAACCAGGCGCCTCCATCTCAACCATCCCCATTGCAAGGCGTAGGAGACTTCCGCGAGTCGTACGTGATTGACGGATCTGACCAAGAGTTACACCTGCAGAACCCCCACGATATCCAACAGCATCCCACCATACGGCCTGTTCCCCCTTCGGACTCGGACAACTCGCCTTACTCGGCTGACGAAAGTGCATACCGTCAGCATCAGGGCCACTTTCAGCACAACGGCCACACACCGCCCGAGCAGCAATTCGGGCAGGCCATCTTCGAACCGCAACCCAATCAGCAATTGTCCCCTCAttcgcaacaacaacaacagcaccctcacctccaacagcagcagcaacagcagcagcagtaccACTATTCAAGCCCCCAGCAATCACAATACCAGAGCGGATTTAGTGGACATCTAGCCAATCCCCAACAGCAGAATCCCGAGACGATTTCGCAACTGTCGCATGAGTCTCCTGTTACCGACTCAGACCAGCGTTCGGCGTCGAACATCCAAGCTCAGAGTTCTCAGACGTCCTCGGCGGTAAGCTACCCACATCAGGCACAGGATATCCCCGGCCGGCCGAATCCACAATCGGCGGCGCAAGGTCAAGCcccgcagcaacaaccacagtcCATGGCTCCACCCACGGGCGGACAACCCCCGGCACGACGATCCCAAGAGGCAGACAAAGGACTACGGGACCCTGCCCAAGCCCCGCCTGGGCCGCCGCCCAGCTATCGCCAGAGCCAGCAACCCAACATGAACAACCCCTTACCACAGCCTCCTAATGCCCCTGGGGCGAACCCGGCTTTCCGGACGAGCAATGTACCAGATAGACAGTTTGACGGGCCAGGGGATATTGCAGGTCGCAAcagccctcaacctccaccaagTGACCGTGGAGAAGACCCAGATAAGGCGTTTAAAGACCTTT TGACCAAGTACAAGAATGTAAAGCGTCTCTATTTTGacgggaagaaggagattgagcaATTGAGTGGCCAAGTTGAGCAACTTCAAAACGCCATTGCCAACCAGCGAATGTCTCAGAGCCGAACCTCTCTCGACGATAGCGAGTACTCGACCCGCTTTAACCGCCTCAATGGCGCCATCAATAATCTCTCGTTCAACATTCGAAAGGACTGGCAATCACTTCCGCAGTGGCTAGTCCCCTATGTTAGCCCAGAAGCGCTCAAGACGGGCAAACATGAGATGACAGCTGTTGGACGGGCGGTAATAACCCGGTGGCTCGTAGAAGAGATCTTCAACCGGTGTTTTCACCCAGGTCTCGAGCCTGAGCTGAGTCGGCAGCTGAAGATGATTGAGCGGAACATTAGAAACTTTAGCTACACGTTGAGCAGTCAAGAGGAGTATGATGCGCTGACGAGCAAGGTGGTGAGCTGGCGCATGGCTACGCTGGAAGGGTTGCAAGACGCTCTGCGCAGTGGGGAGGCGGTGAACTACAAGGCTGACTTCACTCGGCGAGCGACGACGGACCTGACGGCATCTCTGTTTCACCATTTGTCGAACCCACCGCCGCCTGGCGTAGATGGCAGTGCCAGTATGATTGTGGAGCTAGCCGTAGGCATTGCGGCCAACCTGCCGCTGGAGAGCCGCGATGTTGCCATCACCTATCCACTGCCGGAGTCACCTATTCAGCCGGACATcatggaggttgttgagaagcaAGGGCTTCCGGCTCTGGAGGCCCGGCCggcagagggagatgatgagggtgcAGGTGATGAGAAAGAGGGCGGAGGAAAAGACAAAGATGCCCGGCGCAATGACAAGTCCAGAGCGGGCATGTTGAGCGTGCTAGGCGGAGGTGGGAGCACGCCGGGGAGCAGAAAGGGGAGTGTCGTGGATGCGAACCAGATTGCACCACCGTCCAAGGACGGTGGCAAGGTTCGCTTTGCCGGGttcgttgctgttgaggtcAGGGGTCGCCAGGTGCTGATTAAGGCTCCGGTCTGGACGCTGGCCTGA
- the EFM4 gene encoding Protein-lysine N-methyltransferase efm4 (EggNog:ENOG503NZEM; COG:J), with protein sequence MAESKPAHLEPSKLGTKAYWDALYTTELTTHTSDPSLEGTVWFDDSDAEAKILSYLSPNRDDSDSDNEDDDHPPNPHPHDLTPSTASILDLGCGNGSLLFSLRDDGWSGHLLGVDYSPHSISLAKSIAQSRENEDLKSVEFKVWDVLNGDIPSISPPTGWDLVLDKGTFDAVSLSSETDSLGRRINEGYGERVLQLLKTGGVFLVTSCNWTETELRTWFETSTAPNDGKTKLKMAGRVDYPSFSFGGVKGQTISTLCFEKVVVE encoded by the exons atgGCCGAGTCTAAGCCTGCACATCTTGAGCCTTCCAAGTTGGGGACAAAAGCTTA CTGGGACGCCCTCTACACAACCGAGCTGACAACCCACACCTCCGACCCCTCGCTAGAGGGCACAGTCTGGTTCGACGACTCGGacgccgaggccaagatcTTGTCctacctctcccccaaccgcGACGACTCGGACTCTGAcaacgaagacgacgaccacccccccaacccgcaCCCGCACGACCTCACCCCCAGCACAGCCTCCATCCTAGACCTAGGCTGCGGCAACGggtccctcctcttctccctccgcgACGACGGCTGGTCCGGCCACCTGTTGGGAGTCGACTACTCCCCCcactccatctccctcgccaaatcCATCGCCCAGTCCCGCGAGAATGAAGATCTCAAGAGTGTAGAGTTCAAAGTCTGGGACGTCCTAAACGGCGacatcccctccatctcccccccaaccggCTGggacctcgtcctcgacaaAGGCACCTTCGACgccgtctccctctcctccgaaACCGACTCCCTCGGCCGCAGGATCAACGAGGGCTACGGCGAGCGcgtcctccagctcctcaagaCGGGCggcgtcttcctcgtcacgTCCTGCAACTGGACCGAGACCGAACTCCGCACCTGGTTCGAGACCTCGACCGCCCCAAACGACGGAAAGACCAAACTGAAAATGGCAGGCAGGGTAGACTACCCTAGTTTCAGCTTTGGGGGTGTCAAAGGGCAGACCATCTCGACGCTGTGTTTTGAAAAGGTCGTTGTTGAGTAG
- the TPD3 gene encoding protein phosphatase 2A structural subunit (EggNog:ENOG503NU14; COG:T; BUSCO:EOG09261AH9) produces the protein MADATNPSDELYPIAVLIDELKHDDVLLRLNAIHRLSTIALALGPERTRDELIPFLDESVEDEDEVLVALSGELGKFIDYVGGPEWGHVLLSPLENLAAIEEPVVRDKAVESLNKICVDLDAHQIEEYFIPLVFRLSKADWFTSKVSACGLYASPYAKVSEETKLQLRQAFSQLVHDETPMVRRQAATNMAKFVKEIAPPLVISEMIPQFQHLVTDDQDSVRLLTVEILGAIAESVPKEQQASHGVLLSSLRSLIEDKSWRVRYMVADRFEKIAKAVDEEVLTRDMVPAFVKLLKDHEAEVRTAIAGQIPGFCTLIPRELVLSEVLETIETLVNDTSQHVRAALGTQISGLAPILGKQETIDHLLPMFIQMLKDEFPEVRLHIISKLELVNKVIGIDRLSESLLPAIVHLAEDKQWRVRLAIIGHMPLLAGQLGVGFFNEKLSSLCMGWLGDTVFSIREAATHNLKRLTEVFGVEWASQNIIPKVMEMGRHPNYLYRMTTCFAISTLASVVTLDVVADSILPMLEKLTGDAIPNIRFNVAKTYTLIIGVLRRLPAEGTIFTLEKAGAPFTASPRGQGLIDERVLPCLEKLKDDEDIDVRFFAAQAIAAASGAPPAAGGDPMNTSP, from the exons ATGGCTGATGCAACCAACCCCAGCGATGAGCTCTATCCCATCGCCGTCTTGATCGATGAATTGAAG CACGACGATGTCCTGCTTCGCCTCAACGCGATTCACCGACTCTCGACCATTGCTCTTGCGTTGGGCCCTGAGCGCACTCGCGACGAGCTCATCCCCTTTCTCGACG AAAGTGtcgaagacgaagatgaggtTCTTGTGGCCCTCAGCGGCGAGCTGGGAAAGTTTATCGACTATGTCGGCGGTCCGGAGTGGGGTCACGTTCTGCTGTCTCCCCTTGAGAACCTTGCTGCCATAGAAGAGCCCGTTGTGAGGGACAAG GCTGTCGAGTCGCTGAACAAGATCTGCGTTGATCTCGATGCGCACCAAATCGAGGAGTATTTCATTCCGCTGGTGTTCAGACTCTCTAAGGCGGATTGGTTCACTTCCAAAGTCTCAGCGTGCGGTCTGTACGCGTCTCCTTACGCCAAGGTCAGCGAAGAAACAAAGCTACAGCTCCGTCAAGCCTTCTCACAGCTTGTCCACGACGAAACACCCATGGTGCGCCGCCAGGCTGCCACTAATATGGCCAAGTTTGTAAAGGAGATTGCTCCCCCGCTCGTCATCTCAGAAATGATCCCTCAGTTTCAGCACCTTGTGACGGACGATCAAGACAGCGTCAGACTCCTTACGGTTGAGATCCTGGGTGCCATCGCCGAGAGTGTTCCCAAGGAGCAGCAAGCCAGCCATGGCGTTCTTCTGAGCTCGCTTCGTAGCTTGATTGAGGACAAGAGCTGGAGAGTTCGGTACATGGTTGCAGACAGGTTCGAAAAG ATTGCCAAAGCTGTGGATGAGGAAGTTCTGACCAGAGACATGGTCCCTGCTTTTGTGAAGCTGCTCAAGGACCACGAGGCTGAGGTGCGGACGGCCATAGCAGGCCAGATTCCGGGCTTCTGCACCCTGATACCCAGAGAGCTTGTGTTGAGTGAGGTCTTGGAAACAATCGAGACACTTGTCAACGATACCTCTCAACATGTCCGTGCCGCTCTTGGTACACAAATCAGTGGCCTCGCGCCCATCCTCGGGAAGCAAGA AACCATTGATCATCTGTTGCCCATGTTCATTCAGATGCTCAAGGATGAGTTTCCGGAAGTCCGTCTTCACATCATTTCTAAGCTCGAGCTGGTAAATAAGGTTATCGGCATCGACCGGCTCTCCGAGTCCCTTCTTCCAGCCATTGTTCACCTTGCCGAGGACAAGCAGTGGCGTGTTCGTTTGGCCATAATTGGGCACATGCCCTTGCTTGCCGGCCAGCTGGGTGTTGGGTTCTTTAACGAGAAGCTCAGCAGCCTTTGCATGGGCTGGCTTGGCGATACCGTCTTCTCCATCCGTGAGGCTGCTACTCACAACCTTAAGAGGTTGACAGAGGTCTTTGGTGTTGAGTGGGCCAGCCAAAACATCATTCCAAAGGTTATGGAGATGGGTAGACACCCAAATTACCTGTACAGGATGACCACATGTTTTGCTATCTCG ACCTTGGCCAGCGTTGTCACCTTGGATGTAGTCGCCGACAGCATTCTTCCCATGCTTGAGAAGCTGACCGGTGATGCTATCCCCAACATCCGGTTTAATGTCGCGAAGACATACACCCTAATCATCGGTGTACTTCGCAGGTTGCCCGCCGAAGGTACCATTTTCACTCTTGAGAAGGCTGGTGCTCCTTTCACCGCATCCCCACGGGGCCAGGGGCTGATTGACGAGCGTGTCCTGCCATGCCTCGAGAAACTcaaggacgatgaggatatCGACGTCAGGTTTTTCGCCGCCCAAGCTATCGCGGCCGCCAGTGGGGCTCCTCCTGCGGCTGGCGGGGACCCGATGAACACATCACCATAG
- the YMR1 gene encoding phosphatidylinositol-3-phosphatase ymr1 (EggNog:ENOG503NVN3; COG:S; BUSCO:EOG09261ABB), translating to MAAPQHKHYYSNVQALRGGKPEQGDLALTDYHLVFRFPPESAAASDPKAKKHTKQVWFAFHIISHCALRPTPPSSGIPSSLRLRFRDFTFVSFNFTDDKQARDAFEFIRAKTCRLGSVDKLLAFNYSPPSNSLESKINGWDLYDARAEFRRQGISEKLADLGWRITNINKDYAFSPTYPAVLAVPSKISDNTLKYAANFRSRARIPTLTYIHPVNNCTITRSSQPFVGLRMKRSIQDEKLVGACFSASTDFLDGNSPSPANASIQADHSPSSSHVDLSADSPDAPTDMSLSDTERMEDELIAAPNVMYDEKTGKRLIYGAQQHNLIVDARPAINSYAMQAIGMGSENMDYYKYAKKVFLNIDNIHVMRDSLDKVISAIKDADISPFPPNRDLLMKSKWLKHIAGILDGSAIIARQVGIQHSHALIHCSDGWDRTSQLCALSQLMLDPYYRTLEGFIVLVEKDWLSFGHMFQLRSGHMSHESWFTVDSDALAGSAVRPGESDGRGDVVENVMASAKRFWSKNVTNDKEAGSDQEEGAAVDEVKQATAPNAAEEQTTRLRDVSPVFHQFLDATYQLLRQHPNRFEFNERFLRRLLYHVYSCQYGTFLYNNERQRHEANLRERTRSVWGYFMSRRSEFTNDRYEPTIDDHTKGRERLIFPKLGEVRWWHQVFNRTDDEMNGELNASAATAERVAAYQASTGFSESSGIPSESASMVSTSPSPQPPALTSSQSVLTGVETAHAALTPEARVSPPSLNKSASTGGMPAALGALQDKISGLAIAKGVFGGHANSSSAGRQDADDVETVASAAAVEQELKSMS from the exons ATGGCGGCGCCGCAGCACAAGCAC TACTATAGCAATGTGCAAGCACTTCGAGGCGGAAAGCCAGAACAGGGCGACCTGGCTCTGACTGACTACCATCTCGTCTTTCGTTTCCCTCCAGAATCAGCGGCAGCTTCGGATCCAAAAGCGAAGAAACACACGAAACAAGTATGGTTCGCATTTCACATCATATCCCACTGCGCTTTGCGACCAACGCCCCCATCGAGCGGTATCCCTTCATCGCTACGGCTTCGTTTCAGGGATTTTACCTTTGTCAGTTTCAACTTCACAGACGACAAGCAGGCTCGGGATGCCTTCGAGTTCATCCGCGCAAAGACCTGCAGGCTGGGGAGCGTTGATAAGCTCTTAGCATTCAACTactccccgccctccaacTCTCTCGAATCCAAGATCAACGGATGGGACCTGTACGACGCGAGGGCCGAGTTCAGGCGACAAGGGATCAGTGAAAAGTTAGCAGACTTGGGCTGGAGGATTACAAACATCAATAAGGACTATGCCTTCTCCCCGACGTATCCGGCCGTTCTCGCCGTGCCTTCAAAGATTTCGGATAATACGCTGAAATATGCCGCCAACTTTCGGTCTCGGGCCCGGATCCCTACTTTGACATATATTCATCCCGTCAACAACTGCACTATCACCCGCAGCTCACAGCCCTTTGTGGGGCTCAGGATGAAGCGGAGCATCCAGGACGAGAAACTCGTTGGCGCATGCTTTTCAGCTTCGACAGACTTTCTGGATGGCAACTCGCCATCTCCTGCAAATGCGAGCATACAGGCAGACCATAGCCCATCGTCAAGCCATGTGGATCTCAGTGCGGATAGTCCCGATGCTCCCACTGATATGTCTCTTTCCGACACAGAGAGAATGGAGGACGAGCTCATTGCCGCGCCCAACGTGATGTATGACGAGAAGACCGGGAAGCGTCTAATATATGGTGCCCAGCAGCATAACCTTATTGTGGATGCGCGGCCTGCCATCAACTCGTATGCCATGCAGGCTATAGGCATGGGGTCGGAGAACATGGACTACTACAAATATGCGAAGAAGGTCTTTTTAAATATAGACAATATTCATGTCATGAGGGACTCGCTCGACAAGGTCATCAGCGCAATCAAGGATGCCGATATTTCTCCCTTTCCTCCAAACAGAGATCTTCTGATGAAGAGCAAGTGGTTGAAGCATATCGCTGGAATCTTGGATGGATCGGCGATAATAGCGCGGCAAGTTGGGATTCAGCATTCGCATGCCCTTATTCACTGCTCGGATGGCTGGGATCGGACAAGCCAGCTTTGCGCCCTGTCTCAGCTAATGCTTGATCCCTATTACCGCACTTTGGAGGGCTTCATTGTGCTGGTTGAGAAAGATTGGCTTTCGTTTGGCCACATGTTTCAGTTGCGGTCTGGACACATGAGCCATGAGAGTTGGTTCACAGTCGACAGTGATGCGCTTGCGGGCTCTGCAGTGCGCCCAGGTGAAAGTGATGGCCGTGGAGATGTTGTCGAGAATGTCATGGCCAGCGCGAAGAGATTCTGGTCCAAGAATGTCACCAACGACAAGGAGGCGGGATCAGAccaggaggagggtgccgcAGTCGACGAGGTCAAGCAAGCCACAGCCCCAAATGCTGCCGAGGAGCAGACGACGAGGTTGAGAGATGTCTCGCCTGTCTTCCACCAGTTCCTTGATGCCACCTATCAACTTCTCCGCCAGCATCCTAACAGATTTGAGTTCAACGAACGGTTCCTTCGACGACTGCTATACCATGTTTACTCGTGTCAATATGGTACCTTCTTATACAACAATGAGCGACAACGCCACGAGGCCAATCTGCGGGAACGTACTCGGAGTGTCTGGGGCTACTTTATGAGCAGGCGATCGGAGTTCACGAATGACCGATATGAACCAACCATTGACGACCACACAAAGGGACGAGAGCGGCTCATTTTCCCCAAActgggtgaggtgaggtggtggcatcAAGTTTTTAACAGAACCGATGATGAAATGAACGGGGAGCTCAACGCCTCTGCTGCCACAGCAGAAAGGGTGGCAGCTTACCAAGCCTCTACGGGGTTCTCTGAGAGCTCGGGTATTCCTTCCGAGTCGGCGTCGATGGTCTCGACGAGCCCGTCACCGCAACCTCCAGCCCTTACCTCTAGCCAGTCGGTGCTAACGGGTGTCGAAACAGCACATGCTGCTCTCACACCTGAAGCAAGAGTATCGCCGCCATCGCTAAATAAAAGTGCTAGCACTGGAGGAATGCCGGCTGCACTCGGGGCTTTACAAGATAAGATTTCTGGTTTGGCTATCGCTAAGGGTGTGTTTGGGGGGCACGCAAACAGTTCCAGCGCAGGGAGACAGGATGCAGACGACGTGGAGACGGTTGCAAGTGCGGCTGCAGTAGAACAAGAGTTGAAGAGCATGAGCTAG